The following nucleotide sequence is from Myxococcales bacterium.
AGCGGCGGACGTGAAGAAGATGGACCAGGTCTTCGACGAGCTGCTGGACTACGCGGACCTCGCGAAGGAGTCCCTCGGCACGCACTGGGACGACCGGACTGACGCCGAGAAGCAGGAGTTCCAGGACCTCCTGAAGCGGCTGGTGAAGAACGCCTACCGCAAGAACCTGAAGAAGACCGCGAACTACGAGGTGACCTACGACGGCGTCTCCGACGCCAAGAAGGGCGTCCTGGTCAAGACCGTCGCGAAGAGCAAGACCAATGCGCGCGAAGAGCCGGTTCACATCGACTACGCCATGCACAAAGTCGACGGGAAGTGGGTCGTGGGTAACATCGTGACCGAGGGCGCGAGCATGGTCGGCAACTACCGCAGCCAATTCGGGCGCGTCATCAAGAAGAGCGGGTTTGCCGAGCTGATGCGTCGAATGAAGAAGAAGGCAGGCAAAGACGGCGCGTGAGACGTCACGCCCGGAGTCACCGCGCGGGCCACATGGCCCGCGCGCTCGTTTTGTCCGCAGCGCGCCGCGGCGCCGTCCGAGGAGCTCACGCGCGCCTGCCTACGCCCGAGCTCCAGCCTTCCGGTCGGTGAGCACTGCCCTCGGACCAATGCCCGCCGGACTCCGGACCACGGCTTCGATAAGCGCTTCGTGAGCGGACGCGCACGGCATTACCCTGCCTGCTTTCGACCTGGTACGATTGCGCCAACGTGTCGCAGTCCGAGCGCTCCCCCGGCTTGAGCCCGATCGGGCAGTGGCCGCTCGCGGCCGATCCAGCCCTCGCCGATGGTCGGGTCCCGCTCCGGCTGACCGCCACGCGCGGCGCGCTGGGCATCGAGCTGTACGAGCCGGTGGAAGTGGGACCGCTCGAGCTGCGAGGCTTGTCGGCAACCCTGCCGGGCTTGCGCTTTCCCGTCGACCTGTCCGGCGGCGTGCCGGTGTTTCGACATCGGCGTGGAGATCTCGAACGGCTCGAGCTCGCGGTCACCCACACCGGACTGTCGTCGTGGCTCGCGCCGCGCTTCGGCGACATCGTCGGGCCGCTCGAGCGCGCACCCAGCGTGTGGACCCTGCCGCAGGGGCTGGCACTGGGACTCTCCGGGGCGAGAGGAGCACTTGCCTTCGATCTCTTGTGGGCGCCCATCGGCGGGGATGCCCGCTTCGTGCTGAGCCACGTTCGCGGTGCGGGCCTGAGCGCGCCCGCGCTGTTGTTTGCGTTGCAGGCGGTCGACACGCTGTTCGGCGAGCTCGGCGAGCGAACGGGCAGGCTGGTCACCGTTCGCGGCGTGGCTGCACGCCTCACGCGGGCGGTGTTGCCTGCGGTTGGAGCGCGCGCCCCATCGACCGCGCGCGTGCGGTTTGGTGAGCTGGAGTCCCACGGCGATGAGGTGCATGTGGCACTCGACTCGGCGTTCGAGCCGGCGTTGATGCACGCGGCCGCGGCTCGAGCACTCGAGCTCGCGACGCTCACGCTGCAGGCCGATGACGCACTGGTGCGCGGTGAGCTCGATGCGGCGCGTGCGCTTTACATCGCAGCGCTCGAGCACGCGCCGCGACA
It contains:
- a CDS encoding ABC transporter substrate-binding protein yields the protein MENHVMFRRRWFHFVTVIGLLLGFSATALADGNADAVLKAKQAELSAQVKKGKAADVKKMDQVFDELLDYADLAKESLGTHWDDRTDAEKQEFQDLLKRLVKNAYRKNLKKTANYEVTYDGVSDAKKGVLVKTVAKSKTNAREEPVHIDYAMHKVDGKWVVGNIVTEGASMVGNYRSQFGRVIKKSGFAELMRRMKKKAGKDGA